One window from the genome of Kaistella carnis encodes:
- a CDS encoding META domain-containing protein, with translation MEKIISGFIAIFGLLILANCTTQKTNAPENIQREWMLVEFQDFSKDVMTSNKARLDLSNKEKTNQFSANMGCNNMFGKVSFNVDGTVKFSEIGSTMMFCDRAMDLEQAFGKELPTMTNYKVEGHYLTLSNSSGKVMKFVASDWD, from the coding sequence ATGGAAAAAATAATATCGGGCTTTATTGCCATTTTCGGACTGCTAATACTGGCAAATTGTACCACCCAAAAAACCAATGCACCGGAAAACATTCAAAGAGAATGGATGTTGGTTGAATTTCAGGATTTTAGCAAGGATGTAATGACGAGCAACAAAGCACGTCTGGATCTTTCTAATAAAGAAAAAACAAATCAATTTTCTGCAAATATGGGCTGTAATAATATGTTTGGAAAGGTCAGCTTTAATGTAGATGGAACCGTAAAATTTTCTGAAATAGGAAGTACCATGATGTTTTGTGACAGAGCGATGGACTTAGAACAGGCTTTCGGAAAAGAATTGCCAACGATGACCAATTATAAAGTTGAGGGACATTACCTTACTCTAAGCAACTCAAGTGGAAAAGTAATGAAATTCGTCGCTTCAGACTGGGATTAA
- the hflX gene encoding GTPase HflX — MLDKKEHLYEKAVLVGLITQNQSEEKLIEYMDELEFLALTAGATIDKRFTQKLTQADSKTFIGSGKAQEIKEYVKDKGIGTMIFDDELSPSQLKNLEREMEVKILDRTNLILDIFAQRAETSYARTQVELAQYQYLLPRLSKMWSHLDKQKGGIGMRGPGETEIETDRRIIRDRISLLKEKLKTIDKQMATQRQNRGKMVRVALVGYTNVGKSTLMNAISKSDVFAENKLFATLDTTVRKVVIGNLPFLLTDTVGFIRKLPTQLVESFKSTLDEVREADLLIHVVDISHESFEDHINSVNQTLMEIDAHQKPMIMVFNKIDAFAYEKKEEDDLTPETRKNISLDEWKKTWMSKSQFPTVFISALNKENFPEMKKMIYDEVLKIHTARFPYNDFLFEYHDEEEQIEE, encoded by the coding sequence ATGCTAGACAAAAAAGAACATCTATACGAAAAAGCCGTTTTAGTCGGCTTAATTACGCAAAATCAAAGTGAAGAAAAGCTCATCGAATATATGGATGAGCTCGAATTTTTGGCTTTAACAGCCGGAGCAACCATCGATAAAAGATTCACTCAGAAATTAACACAGGCAGATTCCAAAACCTTTATTGGTAGTGGAAAAGCCCAGGAAATAAAAGAATATGTAAAGGATAAAGGCATCGGAACCATGATTTTCGATGATGAACTTTCACCTTCTCAATTAAAGAATCTCGAAAGAGAAATGGAAGTTAAAATCTTGGACAGAACCAATTTAATTCTGGATATTTTTGCACAAAGAGCCGAAACTTCTTACGCAAGAACGCAGGTAGAACTGGCTCAGTATCAGTATTTACTCCCAAGACTGAGCAAAATGTGGTCTCACCTTGATAAGCAAAAAGGGGGAATTGGAATGCGTGGTCCCGGTGAAACCGAAATTGAGACCGACAGAAGGATTATTCGCGACAGGATCTCCTTATTAAAAGAGAAATTAAAAACCATCGATAAACAGATGGCAACCCAAAGACAGAACCGTGGGAAAATGGTGCGTGTGGCGTTGGTCGGTTATACCAATGTTGGAAAATCTACCTTGATGAACGCAATTTCTAAATCTGACGTCTTTGCAGAAAACAAACTGTTCGCAACTTTGGATACCACGGTTCGAAAGGTCGTCATAGGAAATTTGCCTTTTTTATTAACGGATACCGTTGGATTTATCAGAAAACTTCCGACCCAGTTGGTGGAAAGTTTTAAATCAACTCTGGACGAAGTTCGGGAAGCTGATCTTTTGATTCATGTCGTTGATATTTCGCACGAGAGTTTTGAAGATCACATCAACTCCGTGAATCAGACATTAATGGAGATTGATGCACATCAAAAACCGATGATTATGGTTTTCAACAAGATTGATGCATTTGCGTACGAGAAAAAAGAAGAAGATGATCTAACGCCGGAAACCAGAAAGAACATTTCTCTGGATGAATGGAAAAAGACCTGGATGTCTAAATCTCAGTTTCCGACCGTCTTTATTTCTGCTTTAAACAAAGAGAACTTCCCTGAAATGAAGAAAATGATCTATGATGAGGTTTTGAAAATTCATACTGCAAGATTCCCTTACAATGATTTCTTATTTGAATATCATGATGAAGAGGAACAAATAGAAGAATAA
- a CDS encoding glutaminase, producing the protein MNADYQKVISTVYAEILTQENIGKVPDYIPEIACIEENKFGVNYTDLNDNSFGCGDFQEKFSIQSISKVFALSYVYEELGEKLWKRVDVEPSGNPFNSLLQLEADHGIPRNPFINAGALVICDILLEICDKPKEKMLEFIRNLAEDDEIFFNEKVAQSEMENSFRNTAMCNFMKSFGNIHERPTAVIDLYCHLCSIEMTCEQLSKSFLYLANGGKKPSDNTSVLPFLKAKRINAILLTCGFYDESGEFSFLVGLPGKSGVGGGIIAILPQKYCIAVWSPKLNPKGNSYRGMKFLEKFTTLTGETIF; encoded by the coding sequence ATGAATGCAGATTACCAAAAAGTTATTTCAACAGTTTACGCTGAAATTTTGACTCAGGAAAATATTGGAAAAGTGCCGGATTACATTCCTGAGATTGCCTGTATTGAGGAGAATAAGTTTGGAGTTAATTATACAGATTTAAACGATAACTCTTTCGGATGCGGTGATTTTCAGGAAAAATTTTCTATTCAAAGTATTTCTAAGGTTTTTGCGTTGTCCTATGTCTATGAAGAACTGGGAGAAAAACTCTGGAAAAGAGTTGATGTGGAACCTTCCGGAAATCCCTTTAATTCTCTACTTCAATTAGAGGCTGACCACGGAATTCCGCGAAACCCTTTTATTAATGCCGGTGCGCTGGTTATTTGCGATATATTATTGGAGATCTGCGATAAGCCGAAAGAAAAAATGCTCGAATTTATTCGCAATCTTGCGGAAGATGATGAGATTTTCTTTAATGAAAAGGTCGCTCAAAGTGAAATGGAAAACAGTTTCAGAAATACGGCCATGTGTAATTTCATGAAATCGTTTGGAAATATTCACGAGCGACCAACTGCAGTTATCGATCTTTACTGTCATCTTTGTTCTATAGAAATGACTTGCGAACAGTTGAGCAAGAGTTTTTTATATCTGGCAAATGGCGGTAAAAAACCATCGGATAACACTTCTGTTTTGCCTTTTCTTAAAGCCAAAAGGATTAATGCCATCTTGTTAACCTGTGGCTTTTATGATGAATCTGGGGAGTTTTCCTTCCTGGTTGGTTTACCCGGAAAAAGTGGAGTTGGAGGAGGAATTATCGCTATTCTACCGCAGAAATATTGCATCGCTGTTTGGAGCCCGAAACTGAATCCGAAAGGAAATTCCTACCGTGGAATGAAGTTTCTCGAGAAATTCACCACACTCACAGGCGAAACTATTTTCTAG
- a CDS encoding group III truncated hemoglobin: MKKLESRQDIEDLVNGFYAKVQKDETIGFFFSDVAKVDWSHHLPKMYSFWETLLFGQISYKGNPMAVHFPINSEVPMEKFHFDHWIKLWTETIEENFTGEMADLAIYKARNIANLMAHKMEMARKMK, encoded by the coding sequence ATGAAAAAATTAGAGTCGCGGCAGGATATTGAAGATTTGGTGAATGGTTTTTATGCGAAAGTGCAAAAAGACGAAACGATTGGATTTTTCTTCAGTGATGTTGCAAAGGTTGATTGGTCGCATCATTTGCCGAAAATGTATTCGTTTTGGGAAACGCTTTTGTTTGGGCAAATTTCATACAAGGGAAACCCTATGGCTGTACACTTTCCCATTAATTCTGAGGTTCCGATGGAGAAATTTCATTTCGACCACTGGATTAAATTGTGGACCGAGACCATAGAAGAAAATTTCACTGGAGAAATGGCAGATCTTGCCATATATAAAGCCAGAAATATTGCAAATCTAATGGCTCACAAAATGGAAATGGCGCGGAAAATGAAGTAA
- a CDS encoding YkgJ family cysteine cluster protein: MNLEFYKNQALLRQKENKKFLESLKKKPPKNLDYLVQETHEQVFEKIDCLQCANCCKTTGPLFTEKDIERIAKHLKMKVSDFEQKFLQTDEDQDKVLQNLPCWFLADDNTCSIYEVRPKACREFPHTDRKKIYQINHLTLKNTLICPAAYEFVEKMKENLTKK; encoded by the coding sequence ATGAATTTAGAATTCTATAAAAACCAGGCTCTGTTAAGACAGAAAGAAAACAAAAAATTCCTGGAGAGTCTCAAGAAAAAACCTCCAAAAAATCTGGATTATCTTGTGCAGGAAACCCATGAACAGGTTTTTGAGAAAATAGATTGTCTGCAATGTGCCAACTGCTGCAAAACGACCGGACCACTTTTTACAGAAAAAGACATCGAGAGGATTGCTAAACATTTGAAAATGAAAGTTTCAGATTTCGAGCAGAAATTTTTACAAACCGATGAAGATCAGGATAAAGTTTTGCAAAATCTTCCCTGTTGGTTTCTAGCTGATGATAATACGTGTTCTATTTACGAAGTCCGTCCCAAAGCGTGTCGTGAATTTCCGCATACCGACCGGAAGAAAATCTATCAGATCAACCATCTTACGCTGAAAAACACCTTGATATGTCCTGCTGCTTATGAATTTGTAGAGAAAATGAAGGAAAATTTAACAAAGAAGTAG
- a CDS encoding IS1182 family transposase, whose protein sequence is MNYMSIKFKDYNQQQNWLFPPSIEELIPENHPVRVVNGIIEQLDLRLLIEEYSKDGKPSFHPKMMLKVMVYAYMDNTYSSRKIEKAMRENINFMWLSAQQVADHNTIARFRSKKLKTIFKDIFKQVVLLLAEEGLVSLKEVFTDGTKIESIAGRYTFVWGNAIKTRKEKMAEQLEQMWNYAQSIAEEEDSDPTPPEFKTIDKDKIEKTAKKIEEIISKNPKASTKAKAKLRYIQKNFSQNLDKYQEQEKVLDGRGSYSKTDPDATFMRMKDDHMQNGQLKPAYNVQVSSESQFVIHYTLHQTTNDLNTLKPHLNTFEELYQFLPEELTADAGYGSEENYDFLEEKNIETFVKYNTFDKEQGILKSKRKKINEDFHRDKLYYNEENDQYICPMGQPMNKITNRNRKTKSGYAQTSSLYQAQNCTGCPLRGACHKAQGNRIIERNQNLERHKERVRENILSEIGEIKRKQRTADVEPVFAHIKSNRNFKRFTHKGIEKVELEFGLHALAHNLRKKSA, encoded by the coding sequence ATCAATTATATGAGTATTAAATTTAAAGATTATAACCAGCAACAAAATTGGTTATTCCCACCATCAATCGAGGAATTGATTCCAGAAAATCATCCCGTTCGGGTCGTTAATGGAATTATTGAACAACTGGATTTACGATTGCTCATTGAAGAGTATAGTAAAGATGGCAAACCGAGCTTTCATCCCAAGATGATGCTTAAGGTGATGGTTTACGCTTATATGGATAATACGTATTCCAGCAGGAAGATCGAAAAAGCGATGCGTGAGAATATTAATTTTATGTGGTTGTCCGCTCAACAGGTCGCAGACCATAACACCATCGCACGTTTTCGGAGCAAGAAACTCAAGACTATTTTCAAAGACATTTTCAAACAGGTCGTCCTGTTATTAGCAGAGGAAGGACTCGTTAGCTTGAAAGAAGTTTTTACCGATGGAACTAAGATAGAGTCTATTGCCGGGAGATATACCTTCGTTTGGGGCAATGCCATTAAAACCAGAAAAGAGAAGATGGCAGAACAACTTGAACAAATGTGGAACTATGCCCAAAGCATTGCTGAGGAAGAAGACAGCGATCCTACACCACCGGAGTTTAAAACCATCGATAAAGATAAAATAGAGAAGACCGCCAAGAAAATAGAAGAGATCATCAGCAAAAACCCGAAGGCATCCACCAAAGCAAAGGCAAAATTAAGATACATTCAAAAGAATTTTTCTCAGAACCTGGATAAGTACCAGGAGCAGGAAAAGGTTTTGGACGGACGTGGCAGTTATAGTAAGACCGATCCCGATGCCACATTTATGCGCATGAAAGATGATCATATGCAGAATGGTCAACTTAAACCCGCCTACAACGTGCAGGTAAGTTCTGAATCCCAGTTTGTTATTCATTATACTTTACACCAAACCACCAATGATTTAAATACGCTTAAACCACATCTCAATACTTTTGAAGAACTTTATCAGTTTTTGCCGGAAGAACTTACTGCTGATGCTGGTTACGGCAGTGAAGAAAATTATGATTTTCTGGAAGAGAAAAATATAGAAACCTTCGTAAAATACAACACCTTCGATAAGGAACAGGGTATTTTAAAATCGAAAAGAAAGAAAATCAACGAAGACTTTCACCGCGATAAACTTTATTATAACGAAGAGAACGATCAGTATATCTGTCCGATGGGGCAACCGATGAATAAAATCACCAACCGAAATCGAAAAACAAAAAGCGGTTATGCTCAGACAAGTTCACTGTACCAGGCTCAAAACTGCACCGGTTGTCCGCTGCGAGGGGCTTGCCATAAAGCCCAGGGAAACAGAATAATAGAACGCAACCAAAATTTAGAACGGCATAAGGAGAGAGTTCGGGAAAACATCTTGAGTGAAATCGGAGAAATAAAACGCAAACAACGCACGGCGGATGTAGAACCCGTCTTTGCACATATCAAATCCAATCGGAACTTCAAGCGTTTTACACACAAAGGAATAGAAAAAGTGGAATTAGAGTTCGGATTACACGCTTTAGCACACAATCTAAGAAAAAAGAGTGCTTAA
- the gdhA gene encoding NADP-specific glutamate dehydrogenase gives MEHNNVEQRIQEFIDKIESKNPHEPEFLQAVKEVAYTVIPFIATRKEYDGMKLLERMAEPERTIIFRVPWVDDSGEIQVNRGFRIQMNSAIGPYKGGIRFHPTVNLSVLKFLAFEQTFKNSLTTLPMGGGKGGADFDPQGKSDMEVMRFCQAFMTELCKHIGPETDVPAGDIGVGAREIGYLFGQYKKIRNEFTGVLTGKGIAYGGSLIRPEATGYGVVYFCEQMLKTVGESIKGKTFVVSGFGNVAWGVIKKVTELGGKVVTISGPDGYVYDKDGIDGEKVDYLLQLRSSGNNRAEDYVKKFPTAEFFAGKRPWEVKCDVAIPAATQNELLLEDAKALVANGVMCVTEAANMPSTLDAINYFLENKVLFSPGKASNAGGVATSGLEMTQNSIRLNWTSEEVDARLKEIMIGIHKACRDYGKEEDGYVNYVKGANIAGFVKVAEAMLAQGVV, from the coding sequence ATGGAACACAATAACGTAGAGCAAAGAATTCAGGAATTTATCGACAAAATTGAATCTAAAAATCCCCACGAGCCAGAATTTCTACAAGCGGTAAAAGAAGTTGCTTACACCGTAATTCCTTTCATAGCCACTCGTAAAGAATATGACGGAATGAAACTCTTGGAAAGGATGGCAGAACCAGAAAGAACCATTATTTTTCGCGTTCCTTGGGTAGATGATTCGGGAGAAATTCAGGTCAACAGAGGATTTAGAATCCAGATGAATTCTGCAATTGGTCCTTATAAAGGGGGAATCCGTTTTCATCCAACCGTGAATTTATCTGTTTTAAAGTTTTTGGCATTCGAGCAAACATTTAAAAACTCTTTAACTACGCTACCTATGGGTGGCGGAAAAGGAGGTGCAGATTTTGATCCACAAGGAAAATCCGACATGGAAGTGATGCGTTTTTGCCAGGCATTTATGACGGAATTGTGCAAACATATCGGTCCTGAAACCGATGTTCCTGCTGGAGACATTGGCGTAGGAGCAAGAGAAATCGGATATTTATTCGGTCAGTATAAAAAAATCAGAAATGAATTTACCGGCGTACTTACCGGAAAAGGAATTGCATATGGTGGATCATTGATCCGCCCGGAAGCAACAGGATATGGCGTCGTTTATTTCTGCGAACAGATGTTGAAAACCGTAGGAGAAAGTATTAAAGGTAAAACCTTTGTGGTTTCCGGTTTCGGAAACGTAGCTTGGGGGGTGATTAAAAAAGTTACAGAACTGGGTGGAAAAGTAGTCACTATTTCCGGACCTGATGGTTATGTATACGATAAAGACGGAATTGACGGTGAAAAAGTTGATTATTTATTACAACTTCGTTCTTCCGGAAATAACAGAGCCGAAGATTATGTGAAGAAATTCCCAACTGCAGAATTTTTTGCAGGAAAACGGCCGTGGGAAGTAAAATGTGATGTTGCAATCCCGGCAGCTACACAAAATGAATTACTACTCGAAGACGCTAAAGCTCTAGTTGCGAATGGAGTAATGTGTGTAACTGAAGCAGCTAACATGCCCTCAACACTGGATGCGATCAACTATTTCTTAGAAAACAAAGTATTGTTTTCTCCAGGGAAAGCTTCCAACGCCGGCGGTGTTGCCACATCCGGTTTGGAAATGACTCAGAATTCCATCCGACTGAACTGGACCTCTGAGGAAGTTGATGCCCGACTGAAAGAAATTATGATTGGTATTCACAAAGCCTGCAGAGATTACGGGAAAGAGGAAGACGGCTACGTCAACTATGTAAAAGGAGCAAACATTGCCGGATTTGTAAAAGTTGCGGAAGCCATGTTAGCACAAGGCGTTGTATAA
- the dprA gene encoding DNA-processing protein DprA, protein MRSEEVLYALALRHCPLIGDIIFRKLVAEVGSAKEVWELSKSGLHDIFGIGKKIASEIGNPVHLQFAENEMAFCEKHNITINLRHLGELPSLLNECEDAPAILYQKGKYNTALKPISIVGTRNMTSYGKHFINEFLEAVKTQQVQTVSGLALGVDAETHFTSIENKIPTVAVLAHGFHTLYPSKHRKLSEKILEENGVLFTEFNTSQKPDRENFIQRNRNIAGLSPATIVVETAFGGGSISTATFANNYNREVFALPGKITDKYSQGCNQLIYQNKATVISTVPSLIDQLGFRAETEKTGELFPNSEMKILLPDHQQLILNQLHKSTPFSLDEISAHLNIPTYKILPDLLHLEMMGYIRALSGRQYLAL, encoded by the coding sequence ATGCGTTCCGAAGAAGTACTTTACGCTCTTGCATTGCGACATTGCCCATTGATCGGAGATATCATCTTCCGAAAGTTGGTGGCAGAAGTAGGCTCGGCTAAAGAAGTTTGGGAACTTTCAAAATCCGGATTGCACGATATATTTGGGATCGGTAAAAAAATCGCGTCAGAAATAGGAAATCCTGTTCACCTACAATTTGCCGAAAATGAAATGGCGTTCTGCGAAAAACACAACATCACTATTAATTTGCGTCACTTGGGAGAACTGCCTTCCCTCTTAAATGAGTGTGAAGATGCACCCGCCATTTTATATCAAAAAGGAAAATATAATACTGCCTTAAAACCAATAAGCATTGTAGGAACACGCAATATGACTTCCTATGGAAAACATTTCATTAATGAATTTCTGGAAGCGGTTAAAACCCAACAGGTTCAAACGGTAAGTGGCTTGGCATTGGGAGTTGACGCTGAAACGCACTTTACTTCAATCGAAAACAAAATTCCTACCGTTGCTGTTTTAGCCCACGGTTTTCATACGCTTTATCCGTCGAAACACCGAAAACTTTCTGAAAAAATACTGGAGGAAAATGGGGTGCTTTTTACCGAATTTAACACTTCACAAAAGCCGGATCGCGAAAATTTCATTCAGCGCAACAGAAATATTGCCGGTTTAAGTCCTGCAACCATTGTCGTAGAAACGGCTTTTGGTGGCGGATCCATAAGTACCGCAACTTTTGCAAACAATTATAACCGGGAAGTTTTTGCATTACCTGGAAAAATTACCGATAAATACAGCCAGGGATGCAATCAACTTATTTATCAAAATAAAGCTACAGTAATATCAACGGTTCCCTCGCTCATTGATCAGTTGGGATTCCGCGCTGAAACTGAAAAAACAGGTGAACTTTTCCCAAATTCAGAAATGAAGATCCTCTTACCTGATCATCAGCAACTAATTCTAAATCAATTGCATAAGTCCACGCCTTTTTCTTTAGATGAGATTTCCGCTCATTTAAATATTCCTACTTATAAAATTTTACCTGATTTGCTTCATTTGGAAATGATGGGCTACATAAGAGCACTTTCGGGCAGACAATATTTGGCATTGTGA